The following coding sequences lie in one Fusibacter sp. A1 genomic window:
- the ribE gene encoding 6,7-dimethyl-8-ribityllumazine synthase: MRIFEGNLIAQGKKFGIVVGRFNEFIGSKLLGGALDTLKRHGVKEEEIEITWVPGAFEIPLIAKKLAVSGRYDAVITLGAVIRGATPHFEVVSSEVSKGVASASLDTGVPIIFGVLTTDSIEQAIERAGTKAGNKGSEAAATAIEMANLMSEIQHA; the protein is encoded by the coding sequence ATGAGAATCTTTGAAGGGAATTTAATCGCACAAGGCAAGAAGTTCGGTATCGTGGTTGGAAGATTCAACGAGTTTATCGGATCAAAGCTGCTCGGTGGAGCGCTAGACACCTTAAAACGACACGGTGTCAAAGAGGAAGAAATCGAAATCACGTGGGTGCCTGGCGCCTTTGAAATACCGCTGATCGCAAAAAAGCTTGCTGTATCGGGCCGCTATGACGCGGTAATCACGCTAGGCGCTGTGATCAGAGGGGCGACACCTCACTTTGAAGTGGTATCGAGCGAGGTATCAAAGGGCGTTGCGAGCGCATCCCTTGATACGGGTGTACCGATCATCTTTGGAGTACTGACGACCGATTCGATTGAACAGGCCATCGAACGTGCGGGAACAAAGGCGGGTAACAAGGGTTCTGAAGCCGCTGCCACTGCCATCGAGATGGCAAATCTCATGTCAGAAATCCAGCATGCTTAA